The region TGCTTTTACTCTGCAGGGTTGGTGAACAAAGCCACTACACAACTGTCAGAGCACACACTTCTAACACAAGATGAGATTGGTGCTCTACAGAAGCTTATCGAGGGAACAGAAGTGAACattgatgacatcattgcTACTGGTCAAGGCATCACTCTTGAAGAAGCTCAACAATTGCTTGCTCAGAAAGGATACATTGAGGACGCAGGGAATCTCAAGACAAGGCTACAAGAAAGTAAGTTTGTACATATCTGTAGTGCTTATAGCTAATTACCTGAGGGTTGTATATATATTCACTTCATAAGGGGTTAGTGTAAAAGCTGGAATGCGGAATGGAATGGAATATGGAACCGAATATGTAATGAAAAAATGAGTAATAAAATATATTAATACGGTAAGCGTGAAATGTATTCTTTTAGAGGCACTTCCACGAAAATATAACTCAGGCTATGcggtacagtgcatgcatgcatgcctttcATCTATAGAGAATATAAATCATATAAATCACTCATTTGTGCGAAGTTGTGAAGCTTACgtcttatatataattatatataattatgcccagTCTGTAGTGTAAAAACACTGCGCTACCAATcaagtatagctatagagagTGTCACTTTAGTGTAgccgtattataattatagctatagagtatGTCAGGTCAGAGGAAGATGCTCCTTTACATAATACATATAAGTATGTCATCTGTGTACCTGGTTGAGTTGCACAGTTTGCTAGGAGAGCATTCCTGTTTAGCATCAGCAACACACCTCACTATATAGGAGCCGGTTTTAAGTGCTCTAATGGTGTAGGGCAATCTGTGCTTGTGACGTCTGCACAGCATGTATCTCTGGCTCCTAGTGAGGTGTTGTTTAGTGTGATCGAGGGTTGATGCTAAACAGGAACACCCTCCTTATATAGATAGGTTGTGCACCTCACGCATTCAACAATGACCCCGCAATAGCCACGCCGATTATTCCTGTTTAGTAGTGGCCCTATATACAAGCGCTTTAGTGTAAGGCTAACTCAAAGTTGAATAGAGTGCAAACAGATGATACTGTACAAAACATTCTGAAGAGACCTTCACCGTGAGTTAACTCGAGAAGAAGCTTTtatagtttgcaaatccacgaatcattGTGTCTAACTGATCCAAGAGAACAggtacacacagacacacacagtcagctttaccgtatatatagctggttattttcgaggcactacaATTTCGAGGGTTGACCTCGAACCTTGTGCcctcgaaaattggtttacatcCAGTATTGAAGCCTCTCTACTgtataggggtgtggtcatttgaacctctatcctcaaAAATAAAATCGGCGAAATGTTTATTAGTTTGAATCCTCCGCGACATTTAGTGCCTTAAAATAACTcttgctattccggctctctgaagtatatatatatggccACCTCTATATTTGGTTTGGCATGGATTAATTATTGCTtgtaattatgtttactgcacaaaactcaccctgaaatgtggccactcgctattcggtaactaggtttttaatgtaattttatacgtttattacggccggattgACATTTTGGGtatggtttggcagataaaattggattacactttaaatagagaacatccttcattatcctcgagacagaaccgtcattagatttgaggtagggtcgtttttaagccccAGCTACTTTCTGAAATGCGACTAACTCGCCAAGCTACACTGTACgaaagtctactgtatacagtatTTCTCGTGCAGCTACGCCTCGAGCAACAAACACAATCAGTTTTCTGCTTTGTTTAATTTCCCCTATGTGTTATTCTCTGAATAGCTAATTGAGTTTGGGAGAATCCTGTTGGGATGTATTGTATATCCCACAGGATTCTCCCAATTATTGTACATTTATGGTCATGTATACGTATTGTGCCTCGTGCAAAAATAGAGCTTAATCGGCCTAATCATGATCAGAGTGCTACATATagtagtagtatagtatacacatgtagagCTACTGTCAATCAAGAGTAAACTAGTAGAAGATGTATATTCTAGGTGCATTTTTTGTATTTCAAAATGCCACGGTTCCTTAAAAGCTCCTCAAAATTCATcagaatcaatctcagagcatgtaaaTACAAAAAAGTTCTGGGGGAGAACCCTAGACCCCCCCATTTAGGCATACAATAGTGCGCGCCGGGTGCTGCGCACCCCAGCCGGCCATAGTTTGAACTTAACTATGGGGAAAAcactggtaaaggatcacttcagctgtaaatacataCCTCGAATAAAAGCCGCGTGTAGCAGctaacgtgcaagttcaagctttttTTAGCCTTTGCTCGCCATCAAAAAATCTGCCACCATAACTTAGTGTGCATGGCTGTAACAAAGCGTTTATTGACTCAGATATCACAAACAAACGGACAAACAAACCAGCCGACCACTGTATaaacatacatttttattTATTTCACATGCAGTTGCTAAAGAGCAGCAGCGATATCTCGAGATACTCGAGGATTTAATGACAGCTGCTGACACCATCGACCTTCGCTACTTGAAACTGTTTCTTGTTGGCCCACCAAATGTGGGCAAGACGACCACTCTAAGCCGTCTCCTAAAAATATTTGACAATATTCGTTCAGCTGGAGACAAGGCAAAGCTTCCTAGTACGCTACTCGCTAACTGCATTCAAGCGTTTGCTTTTGTTGGTGACGACACAGCAGAGTGGCTGTCTTCCATTAACGTTGACGATGAAGCCAAAATTTTGTTCAACTATTTTTGTGGAAACAACCTAACACCTGAGGCACCGTTGGACACACCCCTCAGTGAGCAACTAAGTGAAGAACTCACTACGTATACTGCACCCGAACCTTCCAGAGAACAGTCACATGTTCAACAAGATGTACCCCACAAGCTCATTTCTGTACAGAACATTGTTTCACAAGTTGATAAACTCAAGACTTCAAGTGAGGAACAAAAGACTTGCAAAAATCAAAGAATTAGCGAGGTTGTCAGTCAATTTCAAAAGTTGATCATGAGTGGAGACTATTCTACCCTTTTCAATGCTTTGGGAACATTTTTGAACATTAATGATATTGGTGGTCAGCCAGGCTTTTTAGAAATGCTCCCAGCTCTGAGCACTGGTCCGGCCATGTATCTCGTCTTCTTAGACTTGAGCAAAGAGCTGAACAAGCCGTACAAAATCCCTTTTAGTCGCGATGACACAATTATCACTCCCTATGACGctatacacacagtcaaaGATACCGTGTCTCAAATCCTATCTTCCATCAGTAGCATACATAGTAACCCTCATGTGACCTCGTCATTCAGGACCGATAAAGTTGATGGATTTAATGAGAAGCTTGAATCATTCCTACAAGTTAGTCCCTTGGCTGCGCTGATAGGCACTCACAAAGATAAGCTGGAGCATCCAGAGAAGGAAATCAAGAAAAAAAGCGAAGATTTAAATGACATTGTAAAAACGTTTGAGGAAATATTGATTTGTCCTGGAGCTACTAGTGAGAGAGTTTCTCTATTTACCGTGGACAACTACACTGGAACTGAGCAGTCGGACATAGCCCCTCTTCGTAATGTGTTGAGTGAAATCTTTCACACACGCTTTAAGGATGCTTCGCTACCGATTAAACCAAAATGGCTTTTATTTGGACTCATTCTTCGAAGGGAATACAAGATTGCCACTATTGAAGATTGTCTAGAGTTAGGGAAGAAGCTTGAAATGGATGAAAATGAAACGAAATTTTGTCTGCGGTATCTTCACGACTGCGTTGGCACTGTCATGCATTACACAAGCGTTTTGAATGATAAGAAAAACTGGCTCAAGAATCGTGTAATCTGCTCCCCTCAAGTAGTCTTCAATAGCATCAGTCAGCTGATTCTTCCTTCTTTGCGTGTGCTTCATTCTGGAAGTACTTTCACTTTCACTGAGTATGAGAGAAAGGAGTTGATTAGAATGGGGCAATATTCAGCTGAAGCCATCGAAATGTATTGCAAAACTGCACAAGTTAGCAAAAAATTGGGAAACGACGAACTTATCCCAGCCAAAAATCTTATATCCCTTCTTCAACACTTAAATCTTCACTCTGAAATCATTCACAAAGATGTTAATGACCCAAGCAAATCTCGAATCACCTATTTAATGCCGGCAATATTGGAGTGTGCTTCACAAGAGGAGCTGACTAACCCCCCTCCACCAGATGCCAACAACCCAGAGCCACTGCTCATCACATTCAGCTGTGGTTATGTTCCAACAGGAGCTTTTTGTGGTCTGATCACTCGACTAGTTTCCCAAGGCCCTCATGGAATCCTCGGATTGACGTGGGAGTTAGTGGAAAATGGTGTGAAGCGAAATTGCGTATCTTTTTTCGTCGCTAGATCAAACAGGCTAACTCTACTAGCCCATGATCAATGCTACGAAATTCAAGTTATCCGCTGTCCTGGTTGTCGCATGTCTCTCCATGACCTTTGCACTTATGTTTTCTCAGTGATGCTCTACACTCTCAAAAGCCTTTACCCACACTTGGTTCCTCaaattgcattccaatgtcCCTGCCCTGGTCACAAGTCCAGCCGAGATAATTTGTGCGTTCTTACCGAAGAGATCTGGGTACAGTTTCTTTGTGGTAGTAAGCTGGTAACTCCAACAAAACACCAACAAGTTTGGTTGGGTAAGGTAGGTTATTTATATTTAAATGTTTTGTGTTTCATATTTCTTGCAGACTGCTTCTATTGGTCTGAGTGCTAGCTTGGAAGTTCTCCAGTTCATGAAGGGACAGTCTCTGAAGACATTTTCTTTCAATTGGAGCAAAGTGGGAGATGACGACACACAGCTTTCAATTCATCACTCCAAGCCCAACATGCTCACCTTCCAGAGTGTGAGTGAGGAGGACCTTGACTACTACCAGTGTGAGGTTAAGGAGGCTGGGAAAGTGGTCCTCACTGTCTATAGAGCTCTCTACGAAGGTGAGCTCAGTAAGttctgtacatacatgtgccGACCCTTTGCTTCTGTGTTACTGTTCCAACACATACTAAAGTACCATTGATGATGTTGAGCCCTCATTATAAATTCATTTTGCAGAAGCTGTGGCACCTTTATTACCTTTATCACCAGTTCCCGTAGCTCCAGTCTCGTCTAATCTACCCATTGACCAGGCTGGTAAGACGTGCTATAGTTACTTGATTAGCAGATTATTATCCCTCCTCAGGCAAATCATCCTCTGTAATAGAAGATGTGTGTAAGGAGACTGGAGTGAGTGATCACCAACTCGACCAAGAAATCCCTGAGAGGCACATCATTCTCTTAGCGGAGAAATTTCCACACCTACTGAGCGTGCACAAGGTAGGCAGTACATCTAAATCATATACGCAACTTGTCGACCTGACATTTGGCAAAGCAATATATTAGGGGAGGGGTTGATGTTAAGAATATTGCTCACCAGAACCACTCAATTGTATTCCTATTGAGTTTCCTCTGGAAGGTATTTCCGAGGGCAACCCCCACCAAATGAAACCCTGTTGATTTTGCTTTTGTACAGGCTTTGACAATTAACGATCTGCAACATGTTTACGAGAAACTACACACTGCACATGAAAGTGCCAGCCCTCACTGGTTCAATCTGGGATTGGCTCTAGGTCTGACTCATTTTATTCTCACCAATATCGATAGCAAGCATCATGGTGATAATGTGTCATCATTGCGTGAAATGTTGGCTGAGCTCCTGCGTACGAAAGATGTAACATGGAGTCTCCTATCAGATGGTCTCAAAAAGCCCACGGTGAAGCTCATCAATTTGGCTGATAGCGTCACAGGTAACCATTTTCAGTGTTTATGCATAtggtatatacgtacatttaATCTTTTTTCTTTGCACAGCCACAACTCCTAACCTGCTCGATCGACTCAACCTCACCCCAGCCGACCTCGGTGATGTAACTGATGTCACACGTCATTATGGCAATCAAGCTGGAGTGGCTTATGCATTGAGAGTGTGGCAAAGAGTGAATCCTTCCAGAGCTACCTTCAGGGCCTTGGTGGAAATTGCCATAGGACTGAGAAGAGGAGACACTGCTGTAGACATTTGTAGATTTATTGTAAAGGAACTAAACTGAGCTTAACA is a window of Halichondria panicea chromosome 13, odHalPani1.1, whole genome shotgun sequence DNA encoding:
- the LOC135347138 gene encoding uncharacterized protein LOC135347138 isoform X3; amino-acid sequence: MTSRLQIYSRELSDGGATAKMATKSDLDALVVQVEGLDLEENRAGSGAYGCVFRVTVNGRHVIAKKVHHVLLQKQSVITMFRNECRILSVLHHPNIVCFIGVHYGRDKNDISLIMERLHSDLADFVETHRDTNIATRIHILYDVSKGLHYLHSLIPPLMHRDLTAPNILLTEDLTAKIGDLGTAKYVDLERLTQNKTQIVLTNVPGNPTYMPPECLVEPPTYTTKLDIFSFGHLIIHTVIGDFPKVKNVPQGFRSYFNSIRGKEELMRRSTAVHGDKMGEKHALYPLVVSCLHDRPQQRPSVDKVIVSLRKLCLQHPRMEFLDACKTDNVGVVLELLECGADPNQADKDGATAVHWASRKGHYTIVRVLLAAKATVNTQNKSGETPLWTASFNGHQICMELLIDAGANVDVPKEDGSTALIVAAWNGHVRAVELLIVVKAKIDIQQKDGATALYIASENGHCGVVRMLLEAKADVHNKTNNNQTALYVASRNGHDEIVRVLLAAKATVNTQTKSGKTPLWVASFNGHQTCMELLINAGANVDVPKEMTTGTPEYKAICSCRVDLTERLSNCFKDVAEYLSQSGALTGKQCQTIISAEMLLNYVLVDIKDPDTTLDAFAYFVTAMKQSGNTFFKVFVKKQIEAKRKEFYRELLQVPPGFQASQEYDVFISYSREADTMRTVDTLMLRLKQEGLTVFVCKRRIRPGDKWRSEIASAIKTCKAFVCVLTKRYVRSVYCNGELYEAEALGKPLFPVVCEDGWEDVPGGAPVTEVVRDFQYVSLVVAEDRENQLTRLVQSIKEAVPVAPGSSNLPTDHAWLVNKATTQLSEHTLLTQDEIGALQKLIEGTEVNIDDIIATGQGITLEEAQQLLAQKGYIEDAGNLKTRLQEIAKEQQRYLEILEDLMTAADTIDLRYLKLFLVGPPNVGKTTTLSRLLKIFDNIRSAGDKAKLPSTLLANCIQAFAFVGDDTAEWLSSINVDDEAKILFNYFCGNNLTPEAPLDTPLSEQLSEELTTYTAPEPSREQSHVQQDVPHKLISVQNIVSQVDKLKTSSEEQKTCKNQRISEVVSQFQKLIMSGDYSTLFNALGTFLNINDIGGQPGFLEMLPALSTGPAMYLVFLDLSKELNKPYKIPFSRDDTIITPYDAIHTVKDTVSQILSSISSIHSNPHVTSSFRTDKVDGFNEKLESFLQVSPLAALIGTHKDKLEHPEKEIKKKSEDLNDIVKTFEEILICPGATSERVSLFTVDNYTGTEQSDIAPLRNVLSEIFHTRFKDASLPIKPKWLLFGLILRREYKIATIEDCLELGKKLEMDENETKFCLRYLHDCVGTVMHYTSVLNDKKNWLKNRVICSPQVVFNSISQLILPSLRVLHSGSTFTFTEYERKELIRMGQYSAEAIEMYCKTAQVSKKLGNDELIPAKNLISLLQHLNLHSEIIHKDVNDPSKSRITYLMPAILECASQEELTNPPPPDANNPEPLLITFSCGYVPTGAFCGLITRLVSQGPHGILGLTWELVENGVKRNCVSFFVARSNRLTLLAHDQCYEIQVIRCPGCRMSLHDLCTYVFSVMLYTLKSLYPHLVPQIAFQCPCPGHKSSRDNLCVLTEEIWVQFLCGSKLVTPTKHQQVWLGKTASIGLSASLEVLQFMKGQSLKTFSFNWSKVGDDDTQLSIHHSKPNMLTFQSVSEEDLDYYQCEVKEAGKVVLTVYRALYEAVAPLLPLSPVPVAPVSSNLPIDQAGKSSSVIEDVCKETGVSDHQLDQEIPERHIILLAEKFPHLLSVHKALTINDLQHVYEKLHTAHESASPHWFNLGLALGLTHFILTNIDSKHHGDNVSSLREMLAELLRTKDVTWSLLSDGLKKPTVKLINLADSVTATTPNLLDRLNLTPADLGDVTDVTRHYGNQAGVAYALRVWQRVNPSRATFRALVEIAIGLRRGDTAVDICRFIVKELN
- the LOC135347138 gene encoding uncharacterized protein LOC135347138 isoform X1, with the protein product MTSRLQIYSRELSDGGATAKMATKSDLDALVVQVEGLDLEENRAGSGAYGCVFRVTVNGRHVIAKKVHHVLLQKQSVITMFRNECRILSVLHHPNIVCFIGVHYGRDKNDISLIMERLHSDLADFVETHRDTNIATRIHILYDVSKGLHYLHSLIPPLMHRDLTAPNILLTEDLTAKIGDLGTAKYVDLERLTQNKTQIVLTNVPGNPTYMPPECLVEPPTYTTKLDIFSFGHLIIHTVIGDFPKVKNVPQGFRSYFNSIRGKEELMRRSTAVHGDKMGEKHALYPLVVSCLHDRPQQRPSVDKVIVSLRKLCLQHPRMEFLDACKTDNVGVVLELLECGADPNQADKDGATAVHWASRKGHYTIVRVLLAAKATVNTQNKSGETPLWTASFNGHQICMELLIDAGANVDVPKEDGSTALIVAAWNGHVRAVELLIVVKAKIDIQQKDGATALYIASENGHCGVVRMLLEAKADVHNKTNNNQTALYVASRNGHDEIVRVLLAAKATVNTQTKSGKTPLWVASFNGHQTCMELLINAGANVDVPKEMTTGTPEYKAICSCRVDLTERLSNCFKDVAEYLSQSGALTGKQCQTIISAEMLLNYVLVDIKDPDTTLDAFAYFVTAMKQSGNTFFKVFVKKQIEAKRKEFYRELLQVPPGFQASQEYDVFISYSREADTMRTVDTLMLRLKQEGLTVFVCKRRIRPGDKWRSEIASAIKTCKAFVCVLTKRYVRSVYCNGELYEAEALGKPLFPVVCEDGWEDVPGGAPVTEVVRDFQYVSLVVAEDRENQLTRLVQSIKEAVPVAPGSSNLPTDHAWLVNKATTQLSEHTLLTQDEIGALQKLIEGTEVNIDDIIATGQGITLEEAQQLLAQKGYIEDAGNLKTRLQEIAKEQQRYLEILEDLMTAADTIDLRYLKLFLVGPPNVGKTTTLSRLLKIFDNIRSAGDKAKLPSTLLANCIQAFAFVGDDTAEWLSSINVDDEAKILFNYFCGNNLTPEAPLDTPLSEQLSEELTTYTAPEPSREQSHVQQDVPHKLISVQNIVSQVDKLKTSSEEQKTCKNQRISEVVSQFQKLIMSGDYSTLFNALGTFLNINDIGGQPGFLEMLPALSTGPAMYLVFLDLSKELNKPYKIPFSRDDTIITPYDAIHTVKDTVSQILSSISSIHSNPHVTSSFRTDKVDGFNEKLESFLQVSPLAALIGTHKDKLEHPEKEIKKKSEDLNDIVKTFEEILICPGATSERVSLFTVDNYTGTEQSDIAPLRNVLSEIFHTRFKDASLPIKPKWLLFGLILRREYKIATIEDCLELGKKLEMDENETKFCLRYLHDCVGTVMHYTSVLNDKKNWLKNRVICSPQVVFNSISQLILPSLRVLHSGSTFTFTEYERKELIRMGQYSAEAIEMYCKTAQVSKKLGNDELIPAKNLISLLQHLNLHSEIIHKDVNDPSKSRITYLMPAILECASQEELTNPPPPDANNPEPLLITFSCGYVPTGAFCGLITRLVSQGPHGILGLTWELVENGVKRNCVSFFVARSNRLTLLAHDQCYEIQVIRCPGCRMSLHDLCTYVFSVMLYTLKSLYPHLVPQIAFQCPCPGHKSSRDNLCVLTEEIWVQFLCGSKLVTPTKHQQVWLGKTASIGLSASLEVLQFMKGQSLKTFSFNWSKVGDDDTQLSIHHSKPNMLTFQSVSEEDLDYYQCEVKEAGKVVLTVYRALYEGELKAVAPLLPLSPVPVAPVSSNLPIDQAGKSSSVIEDVCKETGVSDHQLDQEIPERHIILLAEKFPHLLSVHKALTINDLQHVYEKLHTAHESASPHWFNLGLALGLTHFILTNIDSKHHGDNVSSLREMLAELLRTKDVTWSLLSDGLKKPTVKLINLADSVTATTPNLLDRLNLTPADLGDVTDVTRHYGNQAGVAYALRVWQRVNPSRATFRALVEIAIGLRRGDTAVDICRFIVKELN
- the LOC135347138 gene encoding uncharacterized protein LOC135347138 isoform X2; this translates as MTSRLQIYSRELSDGGATAKMATKSDLDALVVQVEGLDLEENRAGSGAYGCVFRVTVNGRHVIAKKVHHVLLQKQSVITMFRNECRILSVLHHPNIVCFIGVHYGRDKNDISLIMERLHSDLADFVETHRDTNIATRIHILYDVSKGLHYLHSLIPPLMHRDLTAPNILLTEDLTAKIGDLGTAKYVDLERLTQNKTQIVLTNVPGNPTYMPPECLVEPPTYTTKLDIFSFGHLIIHTVIGDFPKVKNVPQGFRSYFNSIRGKEELMRRSTAVHGDKMGEKHALYPLVVSCLHDRPQQRPSVDKVIVSLRKLCLQHPRMEFLDACKTDNVGVVLELLECGADPNQADKDGATAVHWASRKGHYTIVRVLLAAKATVNTQNKSGETPLWTASFNGHQICMELLIDAGANVDVPKEDGSTALIVAAWNGHVRAVELLIVVKAKIDIQQKDGATALYIASENGHCGVVRMLLEAKADVHNKTNNNQTALYVASRNGHDEIVRVLLAAKATVNTQTKSGKTPLWVASFNGHQTCMELLINAGANVDVPKEMTTGTPEYKAICSCRVDLTERLSNCFKDVAEYLSQSGALTGKQCQTIISAEMLLNYVLVDIKDPDTTLDAFAYFVTAMKQSGNTFFKVFVKKQIEAKRKEFYRELLQVPPGFQASQEYDVFISYSREADTMRTVDTLMLRLKQEGLTVFVCKRRIRPGDKWRSEIASAIKTCKAFVCVLTKRYVRSVYCNGELYEAEALGKPLFPVVCEDGWEDVPGGAPVTEVVRDFQYVSLVVAEDRENQLTRLVQSIKEAVPVAPGSSNLPTDHAWLVNKATTQLSEHTLLTQDEIGALQKLIEGTEVNIDDIIATGQGITLEEAQQLLAQKGYIEDAGNLKTRLQEIAKEQQRYLEILEDLMTAADTIDLRYLKLFLVGPPNVGKTTTLSRLLKIFDNIRSAGDKAKLPSTLLANCIQAFAFVGDDTAEWLSSINVDDEAKILFNYFCGNNLTPEAPLDTPLSEQLSEELTTYTAPEPSREQSHVQQDVPHKLISVQNIVSQVDKLKTSSEEQKTCKNQRISEVVSQFQKLIMSGDYSTLFNALGTFLNINDIGGQPGFLEMLPALSTGPAMYLVFLDLSKELNKPYKIPFSRDDTIITPYDAIHTVKDTVSQILSSISSIHSNPHVTSSFRTDKVDGFNEKLESFLQVSPLAALIGTHKDKLEHPEKEIKKKSEDLNDIVKTFEEILICPGATSERVSLFTVDNYTGTEQSDIAPLRNVLSEIFHTRFKDASLPIKPKWLLFGLILRREYKIATIEDCLELGKKLEMDENETKFCLRYLHDCVGTVMHYTSVLNDKKNWLKNRVICSPQVVFNSISQLILPSLRVLHSGSTFTFTEYERKELIRMGQYSAEAIEMYCKTAQVSKKLGNDELIPAKNLISLLQHLNLHSEIIHKDVNDPSKSRITYLMPAILECASQEELTNPPPPDANNPEPLLITFSCGYVPTGAFCGLITRLVSQGPHGILGLTWELVENGVKRNCVSFFVARSNRLTLLAHDQCYEIQVIRCPGCRMSLHDLCTYVFSVMLYTLKSLYPHLVPQIAFQCPCPGHKSSRDNLCVLTEEIWVQFLCGSKLVTPTKHQQVWLGKTASIGLSASLEVLQFMKGQSLKTFSFNWSKVGDDDTQLSIHHSKPNMLTFQSVSEEDLDYYQCEVKEAGKVVLTVYRALYEEAVAPLLPLSPVPVAPVSSNLPIDQAGKSSSVIEDVCKETGVSDHQLDQEIPERHIILLAEKFPHLLSVHKALTINDLQHVYEKLHTAHESASPHWFNLGLALGLTHFILTNIDSKHHGDNVSSLREMLAELLRTKDVTWSLLSDGLKKPTVKLINLADSVTATTPNLLDRLNLTPADLGDVTDVTRHYGNQAGVAYALRVWQRVNPSRATFRALVEIAIGLRRGDTAVDICRFIVKELN